Proteins found in one Actinomycetota bacterium genomic segment:
- a CDS encoding isocitrate/isopropylmalate family dehydrogenase: protein MHKITLIPGDGIGKEISLAMTRVVEATGVKIEWETALAGAEVMEKYGTPLPEEVLESVRRNKVAIKGPITTPV from the coding sequence ATGCATAAGATCACCCTCATACCCGGAGATGGGATCGGAAAAGAGATATCCCTTGCCATGACGCGGGTCGTCGAGGCGACCGGCGTAAAGATAGAATGGGAGACGGCCCTGGCCGGGGCCGAGGTCATGGAGAAATACGGCACGCCTCTTCCCGAAGAAGTCTTGGAGTCGGTCAGAAGAAACAAGGTGGCCATCAAGGGGCCGATAACCACTCCGGTC